The nucleotide sequence ATGTATAAAATATTTCTATCGTATAATAACAACAATGAGGTTTTAGAACTTCCTATTCTGCCTGAAAAACTAAACATCAACCGCTTTGGACAAAACGTTGGAATAAATGTATTAAATATCGGCGAAGTAACCCAACAAAAGCTGCCGAAAGCTTTTACAATAAGCATTGAAAGCGAGTTTCCTTCTGAAGAATATGCGTCTTCAAGAGAAAGAACAGGTAACTTTACAGGCTATACCAATCCATATGATTATGTAAATACAATACTGAAATGGCAGGAACTTCTTAGGCCTATAAGATTTGTATGGGTAGGAGGCAGTGTAGAGATAAACTCACCGGTTTCTATAGAGGATTTTTCTTATTCAGAACAGGGCGGGGATGTTGGAACAATTAGATACATACTAAACTTAAAAAGCTATACATTCTATGGACAGGAAAAACTGAGTATCAACGGAGACAGTAATTTGTTCTTGTCAAATTCAAGAGAGGATATGCGTCAGGTACCCAAGTTATATACAACTCAATTCGGCGACACCCTTGTTTCAATTTCCCGAAAAGTATTCGGCAATGATACTCAAATCAATAATCTAATAAAGCTAAATGGATTGACAAGTGCAGACATAGCAGACGGAATTCCAGCAGGCACGCAGTTACGCACTTACTAAGGGGGATGGTTGATATAGATTACACAATGCTCTTGAGAAACTCAAATGAGGTATGGGACATCTCTAACTCTGTAACCCAGGTCAGATACAAATGTTTTCATATTGGAAGATGCGGCGTTTTGACATTCAATATCATACAGAAGAATGTATCTTCAAATCCGGCCTTTAATATTGAAAACGGAAACAAAATTACATTTGAATATAAAGGTAAAAAAATATTTTGTGGATATGTTTTTAAAATAGAATATGATTTTGACGGCACTTATAATGTTACGTGCTATGACCAATTAAAATATCTGATGTACAATTATTCATATGTATTTGTCAATAAAACGGCTTCGGAAATTATAACATCTATTGCAAATGAATTTCAGCTGACTATCGGTGATATAGAAGATACAAAGTTTGCAATTCCGAGATATGCGCCTAAAGATAAAAAACTTTTTGATATTATATACGACGCACTGCGAATCACCGGCGATAATTCAGGAAGTTCATTCTGTTTATATGATGATTACGGCAAACTGACGCTGAAAGAAGTAAATAAAATGAAAACTGATTTAACTATCAGCCCTGCTGTCAACCTAACAAACTTTAAATTTACAAAAGATATCACAAACGCATATACAAAGTTTATAGTTGCATCAAACTATAATGATGATGCGTCAACCACAGATGAGCTTTACACAGCAAATCAATGGCAGGACGACGAACTTATCAAAAAATGGGGTATATTGCAGTATTTTGAGGTAGCAAAAGAAGGTCTGACACAGGAGCAAATAAAACAAAAAATTGAAACACTGTCCAAAATACATGCACAAGAAAAACAGTCAATCATAATTGACGCAGCAGGAGAATTTGTTCGTGCCGGTGAAATCATATCTGTTGAGATTAAAAAATATGATATTAAACAATATTTTTTAATTGAAGAAGCCAGTCATACTTGGAACGGCGGAATGGATTATAACATGACGTTAACATTAAAAGGCGGTGTTATTGATTAATTATATACTTTTAAATAAAAAGCAAAAGTTTGTTACAACACTGAATATAAAAACTAAAACGGGGTGATTTTATGGCAGGATTATTGCCGAATAATGCAAAAAATACAGACTTTAGAACCACAGATATCAGCTATCCCTCACTGACCCTCGGGATTGACTTTGAAAGGAAAAAGATTATAGGATTAATAGACGGTCTGGACGCTATCCGCCAGGCTGTCTTTTTAATTCTAAGCACTCCGCGTTATGAGTATGCGATATACAATTTCCAGTATGGCTGTGAAACAGAAAGCTTACTCGGACTATCCGCGGAACTTGCACAATCAGAGATAAAACGTTCCGTTAAAGAAGCCGTTTTGACGGATGACAGGATAAAATCTGTACAGAATTTTGTTTTCAAACAAGAAAACAGCAACCTGTCTGATTGGTCATTATTTTTTGATGTAGTGACTAAGGATGAACTTGTAGTTGGAATCAAATACAATATTTAATACGGAGGTGAAAATATGTATTATGAACAAATATTATCAAATATGTTGAATAAGCTGCCGGACAATTACGATAAACGACAGGGCAGTATATTATATGATATTTTAGCGCCTTGCGCTCTGGAGCTTGCAGCATATTATCAAACTTTAGAAGCATATTTAGATTTGAGTTTTGTTGAAACGTCAACAGGCAGCTATTTAGAGAAGAGAACTGCTGAACTTGGGATAAAAAGAGAGCCTGCTGAACCTATGATAATAACGGCCGAAATCAAAGATATGGACGGAAACTTAATGTCAGGTCTTATAGGCAAAAGATTTTCTGCAAACGGTCTTGTATTTAAAGCGTCGGAAATTGATGATGAAAATCCAAATATAACACGATTGGAATGTGAACAGCCGGGAAACGTCGGATTTCTATTGACCGATGAACTAATACCTCTTGACTATATTGCAGGATTTGGGTCTATTGAAGTCAAAAATATCACATTAGGGAAAAATGCAGAAACAGATGATGAACTGAGGAAAAAATATATATCTATTGTCAACCATCCGGCATATGGGGGAAACGCTGCGGATTATAAACAAAAGACCAAAGAACTTGAAGGAGTCGGCGGAGTTAAGGTAATTCCCACATGGAACGGCGGTGGAACAGTTAAGCTGGTAATCATAAATTCTTCATACAAAAAGCCTGACGCCGCCTTAATTAGTTCTGTACAAGAAGCCATTGACCCATTAGACAATCAAGGCACAGGCGTGGGAATTGCCCCTATCGGACATGTTGTAAAAGTTGAGGGTATTCAGGAGGTAAGTCTCAAAATCGGAACAATACTTGCACTCCAGCCGGACTGGAAACTTGACGATATAAAAGAATCCGTTACAGAAGTAGTTGATAATTATTTTACAGAACTTGCTGCACTTTGGGAGGATACAGAAAATCTCGTTGTGCGCAAAAGTCAAATAGAAACCAGACTGCTGGATTTGGAAGGTGTTGCAGACGTTTTCAACACAACAATTCAAGATAAGGAAGAAAACTATACTTTAGGAAAATTTGATATTCCTGTAAGAGAGGGTGAAATAACAATTGAAGAAAAAACTGATTGATTATCTGCCCCCGGTCTTAAAAGAAGTTGAAGAATTAAATAATATTTTAGACGTCCAGCAGTCTGAAATTTACAACTTAAAAGATTCTGTTGACAGAATGTTTAAAGACCAGTTTATCGCAGACGCAACTGAACAGGGACTTTCAAAATGGGAAAAAATTTTTGGCATTCAGCCCAAAGCAACTGAATCAGAGAGTGACAGAAAATTCAGAATTTACACTAGGTTAAGCGAGCAATTGGTTCTTACTCTTCCGCGCTTAAAACAGCAGCTTGGATATTTGTGCAATAATGATTATTCTGTTTCATTAAAAGAATACACTCTCAAAGTTAGACTTGCCCTCAATGTAAAATCCAATTATGACGATGTTGCCGCACTGCTGAAAAGAGTAGTCCCTGCCAATATCATAATTGATTTGGATTTGTTATATAACCGATATATGGATTTAAATTATACACATGACTATCTGTCGCAGTATACATATAAACAAGTAAGAGACGAAAAGTTAGGAGCGTGATAAAAAATGAAATACACTACACACTATAATTTCAAAAAACCTGAAAAGACTGATTTTTATAATATCGACGACTCAAATTACAACACAGATAAAACTGAGGAGGCGCTGATTGCCAAGGCAGATAAGGTTACAAATAACGGTTTCATAGCCGGAAATAACGCTGCAAATGCAGCCGGCGGCGTGGCAATCGGAAATTATGCTAAGGTAAGCGGAGCCGGAGGGGCAATAGGCAGCGAGGCCGAAGCTAAAAAAGGCTTTGCAGGCGGGTATTCTGCTGACAGCACCGGGAACGGTGCTTCCGTCGGCTGCGACGCACATTCATATCATGGATTTGCAGGCGGAAATTGTGCGCAGGCAGGAAGCGGCGCTGCTGTCGGCGACAATGCTAAATGCGGAACGTTAAGCAACGGCGCCGACATTGACTGCATTCAGCTTGGAAAAGGCACAAACGGAAAAGAATTTACTCTGCAAACATACAATTACCAAATTACCAGCTGTGATGGAACCCCCTCGTCAACAAGCGGAAAATATCTAACAGATGTAGGCAAACTGTCAGATTTGAAGACTAATGATAAAAGCAATATTGTAAGCGCTTTAAATGAATTGGCTGACTTTAATCAATCCTCTGCTATTGCAATAAAATTTTCGGGTCAAATTACAGCGCCATCATACGATGTTGATATAAACTCTAACGGAAATTGGGAACAAATGTTTAACATTCCCGCTATAGAAGTGACATGCGCAGAATTTGATAAAATAACTATTCCTGCTCAGCAAATACATGTTGCGGAAACATATGACCTTGGTTCAGATTGGGATTGTTATATAGAATATTATAAATTTAATGGAAATATCCAATCAAGCGGAGTTTGCTATAATATTATAAAAAATCCCTATGATAGAGAATTCTTTAAAATCGACACTACAGACAACAGTATTTCGAAACTAAGAATATATATTGGAAATATAAAGCTAGGTTACATTTATAACAATAATAATGAAAAAGATTACTATGGTACGTTAACAACACCATTTGAAACAGCTAGGCTTATTACTAACGGCAATTCAAAAACCAGCAAAAGTTCAACAATTACTTTTGCAGCTAATAACTCATCTATTGCTGACAAGCTGTCAGCAGATGTACTCTGCGACGGTACAAATGACAGAAGAATAATTCACGAATCGCTAAAAAATTTAAATGGTGCGAGAGCAAACATTGAGTTTAAATACGGCACTTATAATTTAAATATTGACGGCATAGATTAT is from Monoglobus pectinilyticus and encodes:
- a CDS encoding LysM peptidoglycan-binding domain-containing protein gives rise to the protein MYKIFLSYNNNNEVLELPILPEKLNINRFGQNVGINVLNIGEVTQQKLPKAFTISIESEFPSEEYASSRERTGNFTGYTNPYDYVNTILKWQELLRPIRFVWVGGSVEINSPVSIEDFSYSEQGGDVGTIRYILNLKSYTFYGQEKLSINGDSNLFLSNSREDMRQVPKLYTTQFGDTLVSISRKVFGNDTQINNLIKLNGLTSADIADGIPAGTQLRTY
- a CDS encoding XkdQ/YqbQ family protein, with the translated sequence MVDIDYTMLLRNSNEVWDISNSVTQVRYKCFHIGRCGVLTFNIIQKNVSSNPAFNIENGNKITFEYKGKKIFCGYVFKIEYDFDGTYNVTCYDQLKYLMYNYSYVFVNKTASEIITSIANEFQLTIGDIEDTKFAIPRYAPKDKKLFDIIYDALRITGDNSGSSFCLYDDYGKLTLKEVNKMKTDLTISPAVNLTNFKFTKDITNAYTKFIVASNYNDDASTTDELYTANQWQDDELIKKWGILQYFEVAKEGLTQEQIKQKIETLSKIHAQEKQSIIIDAAGEFVRAGEIISVEIKKYDIKQYFLIEEASHTWNGGMDYNMTLTLKGGVID
- a CDS encoding DUF2634 domain-containing protein; this translates as MAGLLPNNAKNTDFRTTDISYPSLTLGIDFERKKIIGLIDGLDAIRQAVFLILSTPRYEYAIYNFQYGCETESLLGLSAELAQSEIKRSVKEAVLTDDRIKSVQNFVFKQENSNLSDWSLFFDVVTKDELVVGIKYNI
- a CDS encoding baseplate J/gp47 family protein, translated to MYYEQILSNMLNKLPDNYDKRQGSILYDILAPCALELAAYYQTLEAYLDLSFVETSTGSYLEKRTAELGIKREPAEPMIITAEIKDMDGNLMSGLIGKRFSANGLVFKASEIDDENPNITRLECEQPGNVGFLLTDELIPLDYIAGFGSIEVKNITLGKNAETDDELRKKYISIVNHPAYGGNAADYKQKTKELEGVGGVKVIPTWNGGGTVKLVIINSSYKKPDAALISSVQEAIDPLDNQGTGVGIAPIGHVVKVEGIQEVSLKIGTILALQPDWKLDDIKESVTEVVDNYFTELAALWEDTENLVVRKSQIETRLLDLEGVADVFNTTIQDKEENYTLGKFDIPVREGEITIEEKTD
- a CDS encoding putative phage tail protein, with the translated sequence MKKKLIDYLPPVLKEVEELNNILDVQQSEIYNLKDSVDRMFKDQFIADATEQGLSKWEKIFGIQPKATESESDRKFRIYTRLSEQLVLTLPRLKQQLGYLCNNDYSVSLKEYTLKVRLALNVKSNYDDVAALLKRVVPANIIIDLDLLYNRYMDLNYTHDYLSQYTYKQVRDEKLGA